AATTGCTGTTGACCAACAAGGGGAAGTCATTACTACAGTGAGTGAACCGTTAGAACTTATACAAAATTTCCCGGGACATAATGAACAAAATCCAGAGGCATGGTTTGAAGCTACTAAAAATGGAATCAAATCAATCATCCAAGAATCAGCGATGCAAGATAAACGTATAAAAGGCATCTCATTTTCAGGCCAAATGCATGGACTTGTACCACTAGATAAATCACGTAAAGTTATACGTAATGCGATATTATGGAATGACACACGTACAACAGAGCAATGCCAACAATTAGCGAAGCGCTATGGCGATACACTACTGAAAAATCCTATTTTAGAAGGATTTACTTTGCCAAAATTATTATGGATGAAACAGCAAGAGCCTGATAATTGGAGTGAACTGGATGTATTTATTTTGCCTAAAGATTACGTTAGATATCGTTTAACTGGTGAATTGCATATGGAATACAGTGATGCTGCAGGAACGTTATTATTAGATCCTAAGACGAACGAATGGGCAGAAGACATTGCAAACGACCTTGAACTAGGTGATATCTTTCCACCACTTGTAGCATCTCATTATCGCGTCGGCGTAATAACTGATGAATTATTGAACGAACTAGGCTTGGAAGAGGAAATAGCCGTCTTTGCTGGAGGCGCAGATAATGCATGTGGCGCACTCGGTGCAGGCGTCATCAACGAAGATCAAACACTATGTAGCATTGGGACATCAGGCGTAATCTTAGCACCAGAAAATAATGAAGGATTGAATTACGGTCATAACATTCATTATTTCAAACACGTTTTACCCAATACTGCATACGCAATGGGCGTGACGCTAAGTGCAGGTTATAGTTTAAATTGGTTCAAAGAAACAGTATTTCCAGAAACATCATTTGAAGATATGATCGAAGTGGCGTCACAAACGAATATCGGTGCGAACGGATTACTTTATGCACCCTATATACAAGGAGAACGTACACCACACGGCGATGCTACTATACGTGGTAGTTTTATCGGTTTAAGTGGTTCGACGACAGCCGGTCAAATGGCACGTGCAACGATAGAGGGTATTACTTACGCACTTTATGAAGCAATTGTCTTTATGCGCCAAGCAGGTAAATCAATCGATCATATTATTTCAATTGGCGGAGGGGCTAAAAGTGATTTTTGGCTACAACTGCAAGCAGACGTCTTCAATACTAAAGTAAGTAAATTAAACTACGAAGAAGGCCCTGGCATGGGCGCCGCAATGTTAGCAGCAGTAGGATTAGGTTGGTTCGAGTCTTTCGAAGATTGTGCTAAGCAATTTATAAGTACAAGTACGACTTATACCCCTAACGAAGAAAAACATCAACGTTACGCACAGTATTTCGAAATTTATCAACAAGCTTACGCACAAACAAAAGATTTATCACGACAACTTTTATCAATTGAACAAAGTTAAGGAGGAATTTATAATGGCACAACAAATACCACAAAAAATGAACATTTCATTACTTAATAAACCTTTCGATATGGAATTAAAAGAAGTAGACGTACCAGAAATCGGTCCACACGACGTCTTAGTCAAGGTTATGGCTGTAGGCGTTTGCGGTTCAGACGTCCACTA
The genomic region above belongs to Staphylococcus durrellii and contains:
- the xylB gene encoding xylulokinase, with amino-acid sequence MKNVVLGIDLGTSSVKTIAVDQQGEVITTVSEPLELIQNFPGHNEQNPEAWFEATKNGIKSIIQESAMQDKRIKGISFSGQMHGLVPLDKSRKVIRNAILWNDTRTTEQCQQLAKRYGDTLLKNPILEGFTLPKLLWMKQQEPDNWSELDVFILPKDYVRYRLTGELHMEYSDAAGTLLLDPKTNEWAEDIANDLELGDIFPPLVASHYRVGVITDELLNELGLEEEIAVFAGGADNACGALGAGVINEDQTLCSIGTSGVILAPENNEGLNYGHNIHYFKHVLPNTAYAMGVTLSAGYSLNWFKETVFPETSFEDMIEVASQTNIGANGLLYAPYIQGERTPHGDATIRGSFIGLSGSTTAGQMARATIEGITYALYEAIVFMRQAGKSIDHIISIGGGAKSDFWLQLQADVFNTKVSKLNYEEGPGMGAAMLAAVGLGWFESFEDCAKQFISTSTTYTPNEEKHQRYAQYFEIYQQAYAQTKDLSRQLLSIEQS